TCACGGCGGCGCGCAGACGTGGATTACGGGAGCATACGATCCGGCCACAAACCTGTATATCTTCGGAACCGGCAATCCTACACCGGCTTACACAACGGGCGGCCGTGGCGACCTCGACAATCTGTTTACCTGCACATTGATTGCGCTCGATGTGGACACTGGAAAGATGAAATGGTACTTCCAGACTTCGCCGCACGACATGCACGATTATGATTCGGCGCAGACGCCTGTGTTGTTTGACGGAATGTTCAAGGGCAAGATGCGCAAGATGGTGGCGACGGCAGCACGCAACGGCTACTATTTCACGCTTGACCGTGTGACAGGTGAGCACCTGGTTACCAGCAAGTACGGCACCGACACAAACTGGGCCAAGGGTCTTACACCTGAGGGCGGACCAAAGCGCGACCCAGAAAAGGACGCAACGATTGCAGGCTCGCTGTTCTCGCCGGGCTCGGGTGGGACCACCAATTGGCAGCCTCCCGCGTTTTCTCCGGTTACCGGACTGTTCTACACCTACGAGGTCAACAGCTTTTCATTACTTTACCTGACGGACCCCGATCCGCGCGGCTCGATGGGGCTGGGAGGTAAAGAAGAGGTCGATGTAGGAAGCAGTGGGAGCTACCTGACTGCGATCGATTACCGCACCGGCACGGCGCGCTGGCGTCATCGCTTTTACAATAACCGCTCTATCGGCGGCGGCGGTTTGCTGGCGACTGCGGGAGGCCTGCTGTTCTCCGGCGATGGAGCGGGAAACCTGGTTGCGTTTGATGCTGCCGATGGCAAGACGCTATGGAATACGCGCATCGGCTCAGTCTCCAATGCGCCGCAAACATTTGAGATGGATGGTCACCAATATGTCATCTGCGCCTCGGGCGATAAGATGTGGGCCTTCATTCTCCATTAGCCCTGTTGCCGGATTTTGTGCGGCGGTGTTAATAAAGAGCCCCTTTGAGGGGCTCTTTATTGTGGTCGAATATCTTCGACGCTGCTGGTAGAGCATCGAAATGGCGCATTTCATGGCGCAATTTTTATTTTCGCCCGCTGAAGATAAATTGAAATTTCTTCCCCAAAAACTGTACATAAGACGGTTGTCTGCTGTAGTAATGTGTTCATCGTTTTCTGCTCAGCGCACATATGTGTGGAGCTACTTTCGTGCAGGTGGCATGTCAGGCATTCCTTGTAGTTGCAGGATCGATTGACTCAACCCGAAGTGAAGGAGAACAGCAGCTATGAGCCCAAACAGCGCAAGACGCAACATTCTGGATCGTCGTAACTTTCTTCGCGGTGCAGGCAGCGGATTGGCTGTAGGCGCGTTGCTTGGATCCGCCGCGACGCAGGTTGAAGCGCAGAGCGGTCAGCAGGCGACGCCGGAACCTATTACACATGCCGGTGTCTTCCGCGAGATGACGGACAAAGAGAAGGTTGCTCGCATTGCATCCAACAGCTATCCGATCCGTTGGATATTCAAGAGCCGCGGTGAGCTGGTGGACAAGGAGACTGTTGCCAGGTTGAAGGCAAAGTATGGTGAGATCACCATGCTGGATTTTCCCGCCTTCACCAAAAAAACATTTCCCGGCGTGACCAAAATGGACATGTGGTCGAGCCTGTTCGGCGATATGGACGACAAGAGCCAGTTTGTCCAGCAGACCGTTACCTTCAATGGCAAGGAGCGCCAGATAACGGAGTTCGACCCCTCTGCTACTTCCAGCAAGCGCTGGCTGGAGAAGATGGCAAATACGCAGGTGAAGGAAGGCGTGTTCTGCCACCACATCTCCAACAACGCCCCGCGCAACATCTGCGAGCTGGATGATACGAAGCGCAAAGAAGGGGTTGAGATCGCGAAGAAGTGGCTGGACGGCGCTGCTATCATCGGGGCCAAGTCGATGCGCGTCAACAGCGGCGGCCCGCGTATTGCGCCATGGCCGAACCCGGATACGTCGAGCTATCCAAAGAATCCCGAGATCGAGAAGTATCTCGACCAATGTATCGAGTCTTTCAAGGAGATGGCGGACTATGGAGCCAAAGTCGGCGTAAAGGTGACGCTCGAAAATCACTGGGGTCTGACCGCGAACCCGATCAATATCCGCATCATCATTGAAGAGGTCAATAATGTCTTTTGCGAGGCAAGTCCGGACTTCTGCAACTGGGAGCACAAGTATCTGCTCTATCACGCGCTGAATGACCTTGCCCCGTATGCGCATACCACCGTTCACGCGAAGTTCTGGAACCGCTTTGGCGAGCCTGATGTGCAGCGCAACGTGCGTATTATGCTGAACAACAATTACACGGGGGTGTTTGCGCTGGAGTATGAGGATGGTCCATGGGATGGCATCGAAGGCGCGCAGTATCTTTACCGCGAGGTGATGGCGGCGCTCTAGCCCTGTTTGTAACGCTAACTGTTCTGTGGAAGCGTTGCGGACCTTCTGAGTCAGCGTGTATGTTGTAGGGGCAATTAAATTTCCTAACGATGTGCGTTGTTTTGCGGCGGAGAAGTGTGCGTGTGCGCTCTGCCCGGAAGGATGAAGGCTATGGGTCTCGGTAGTTTCGCAGGCATGGAACGTGTATCCAGTTCAATTGGAACGTCAAGCGCAAAGGCCACGTTGTACAGACGGTTATTGGGCGGGTTGTTGCTGGCGGCTCTGTCGGTTTCCTGCGGCACAGATGCAGGTGCGCAAGCGAAGCCAAAGATCCCGGGGAACGATTGGATCGAGCTCTTCAACGGCACCGATCTGACCGGATGGACAAAGGTGGGCGAAGAGAGCTGGACTGTTGAAGACGGCCTGTTACATGGACGGGGACTGACGAAAGCATACGGCTACCTCCAGACGGACAAAGACTACAAGGACTTTCAACTGTCGCTGCGCTTCAAGTGCGTGGGCGATGGCAACAGCGGCGTGTTCTTTCACACGGGGTTCAAACCAGGGACAGTGGACGCAAACCAGGGCATGCAGTTTGAGATTGACTGCTCGATGATGCACCACACCGGTGGCGTGTATGCCGAAGACGGGCGAGGGTGGGTTGTGTGGCCTTCTCCTGAGAATGAAGGAGTGGTTCGCAAGGGCGAGTGGAACGATTACCTGGTCGAGGTCGTCGGCAACCGCTATCGCTCGCGCTTAAATGGCGTCCCGATGGTGGATTTCACGGATCCGAAGCCCGGCGCTCCTGATGGCAAGATTGCACTGCAGCTTCACGCGGGGGGCGCTGGAAATATGCAGTTCAAGGACATCTGGATCCGCGATCTTTCCAAGCGCTAAGACCGCGGGCCGTCGCTCGCAGAACTGAGAAATACAGATGGACAGGGTGAAGAGTTCAGCGAGACGGCGGTTCCTGGTTTTGCTAGGCTTCTGCGTGGCTTGCGCTACAGCGGTCACCAGCGCTGTAGCGCAAGCGCGACCCGATGCTGCGCACAGCACGTGGCGCGAATATGGAGGCGCCGCCGATGGCGCGCAGTACTCGTCGCTGCGTCAGATTGATCGACGCAATGTCAGCAAGCTGGAACGCGTTTGGACGTTTTCGACGGGCGATGAGCGTGGGTATTCCTTCAATCCGCTGGTGATTGGCCGGACGATGTATGTGCTCGCGCACAATAACTCCGTGGTCGCGCTGGATGCGGCTACGGGGAAAGAACTTTGGTCTCATCCACTCCATGCAAAGAGTTTGTTGATTACGAATCGCGGACTCAATTATTGGGAGAGCAAAGACGGCCGTGATCGCCGATTGATTCTGTCCGTGGATAACGCGTTACGGGAGTTGAACGCGGAGACGGGACAGCCGATCGAGAGTTTCGGAACCAATGGCGCCGTCGATCTACGCGACGGGCTTGGCCGCGATCCGAAGAGTTTGACGCTCGTGCAGTCGTATAACCCGGGGCGCATCTTTGGCGATCTACTCATTCTCGGTTCGGCGACCAATGAAGAGTATGCGTCCGGACCAGGCGACATTCGCGCTTACAACGTGCTGACCGGCAAACTGACGTGGAGCTTCCATACGGTTCCCCATCCGGGTGAAGCAGGTTATGAGACGTGGCCGAAGGATGCGTGGAAGACCGTGGGCGGAGCTAATGCGTGGAGCGGCATGGCCCTCGACGAAAAGCG
This region of Acidobacteriota bacterium genomic DNA includes:
- a CDS encoding DUF1080 domain-containing protein, whose product is MERVSSSIGTSSAKATLYRRLLGGLLLAALSVSCGTDAGAQAKPKIPGNDWIELFNGTDLTGWTKVGEESWTVEDGLLHGRGLTKAYGYLQTDKDYKDFQLSLRFKCVGDGNSGVFFHTGFKPGTVDANQGMQFEIDCSMMHHTGGVYAEDGRGWVVWPSPENEGVVRKGEWNDYLVEVVGNRYRSRLNGVPMVDFTDPKPGAPDGKIALQLHAGGAGNMQFKDIWIRDLSKR
- a CDS encoding TIM barrel protein, translated to MSPNSARRNILDRRNFLRGAGSGLAVGALLGSAATQVEAQSGQQATPEPITHAGVFREMTDKEKVARIASNSYPIRWIFKSRGELVDKETVARLKAKYGEITMLDFPAFTKKTFPGVTKMDMWSSLFGDMDDKSQFVQQTVTFNGKERQITEFDPSATSSKRWLEKMANTQVKEGVFCHHISNNAPRNICELDDTKRKEGVEIAKKWLDGAAIIGAKSMRVNSGGPRIAPWPNPDTSSYPKNPEIEKYLDQCIESFKEMADYGAKVGVKVTLENHWGLTANPINIRIIIEEVNNVFCEASPDFCNWEHKYLLYHALNDLAPYAHTTVHAKFWNRFGEPDVQRNVRIMLNNNYTGVFALEYEDGPWDGIEGAQYLYREVMAAL
- a CDS encoding acido-empty-quinoprotein group A, which translates into the protein MTYALSIASLAVCSALSFAQGGGVKPQELLKPLGKEWPTYNGDYTGKRYSSLAQVNRQTVKNLSLAWMSQLTPGMETPPPVINGRPARPAGPSVPFQIGGEGPGNINIRAGSIKGSVLAVDGTLYVTMPDNAWALDARDGHQLWHYYWKTKGGTHIGNRGFGMWNGYLFMETPDDYLVSLDAKTGKERWHRKIADVEEGYFSTPAPIIIGNHVLVGVGNDIDSPGFLQSFDPETGDLQWKFYTVPMKKGDPGADSWASIDAARHGGAQTWITGAYDPATNLYIFGTGNPTPAYTTGGRGDLDNLFTCTLIALDVDTGKMKWYFQTSPHDMHDYDSAQTPVLFDGMFKGKMRKMVATAARNGYYFTLDRVTGEHLVTSKYGTDTNWAKGLTPEGGPKRDPEKDATIAGSLFSPGSGGTTNWQPPAFSPVTGLFYTYEVNSFSLLYLTDPDPRGSMGLGGKEEVDVGSSGSYLTAIDYRTGTARWRHRFYNNRSIGGGGLLATAGGLLFSGDGAGNLVAFDAADGKTLWNTRIGSVSNAPQTFEMDGHQYVICASGDKMWAFILH